In Hemicordylus capensis ecotype Gifberg chromosome 3, rHemCap1.1.pri, whole genome shotgun sequence, one DNA window encodes the following:
- the C3H11orf97 gene encoding uncharacterized protein C11orf97 homolog isoform X1, with product MSASCVHSARARQKKPKQNSSLARLGFPLSAVAMTTTSPGRPRSRLAPALPLLLRPGFFSSPLPNPESSTAPPRGMMYVTSYALPTELPPPPLMPPPPPWAPMATASHLPGRGWQGGGGGSTSDRGGSGSSSRGMRATAGEQLEPRAGDSGSRIYEEHEERGQPPWKKFVYVEPPRRVKEVLEEELYFRRDECRIKHPSEVALEGIWSLKRNFPVGGFKLASQNESTLLSQPKYYSRHAIIRR from the exons ATGAGCGCGTCGTGTGTTCACTCTGCACGAGCGAGGCAGAAGAAGCCAAAGCAAAACAGCAGCCTCGCTCGCCTGGGGTTCCCGCTGAGCGCGGTTGCCATGACAACAACCTCCCCTGGGCGGCCTAGGTCTCGCCTTGCTCCTGCGCTGCCCCTTCTCCTCCGCCCAGgctttttttcttctcctttacCCAATCCGGAGTCCAGCACGGCCCCACCGAGGGGCATGATGTATGTAACGAGCTACGCGCTCCCGACCGAGCTCCCTCCTCCGCCTCTaatgccgccgccaccgccttggGCTCCAATGGCAACCGCGTCTCACTTGCCTGGGCGCGGCtggcagggcggcggcggcggcagcaccagTGACcggggcggcagcggcagcagcagccgagGCATGAGAGCGACGGCCGGGGAGCAACTGGAGCCGAGGGCTGGGGACTCGGGAAGCCGGATCTATGAGGAGCACGAGGAAAGGGGGCAACCACCCT GGAAGAAATTTGTGTATGTGGAACCACCAAGGAGGGTGAAGGAAGTGCTTGAGGAAGAACTTTATTTCCGCAGAGATGAGTGCCGAATCAAACACCCTTCAGAAG TGGCTTTGGAAGGAATTTGGAGTCTGAAAAGGAATTTCCCTGTGGGAGGCTTCAAGCTGGCATCGCAGAATGAAAGCACCTTACTTTCCCAGCCTAAGTACTACTCCAGGCATGCAATCATAAGAA GATAG
- the FUT4 gene encoding alpha-(1,3)-fucosyltransferase 4 produces MAGRGCASGQVGRHLGPPQEGGQGAGRRRRQQQQQQQEQHDAFPVPYSSLWPPPAAWASPAAPGLADHRGLRRGAEEEAGEQQQQPPWRGRRPTAMEPPERGFWRRRRRSGRPRLLRAPWFLFWRSLPRRQCGLLAAGLTCCTILALYAASSLQDLPLLWRHEDEDEVATTTVLLWWEPFGRSRSLGDCRRRFNISACLLTTDRSRHLEAQAILFHHRDLIQRGTGQLPRLRAPSQRWVWMNFESPSHSPDLQGLAGIFNWTMSYRVDSDIFVPYGYLQPRQAAAPFTLPAKTKLVAWVISNWNEEHVRVRYYRQLKNYLPIDVYGAQGLELKGDSVVKTVSEYKFYLAFENSQHPDYITEKLWRNAFKSWAVPVVLGPPRANYELFMPADSFIHVEDFSSPLQLAIYLKFLDKNKSRYKRYFAWRKRYDVQVTAFWDEHCCRVCKAVRTAGQQRKTVQNLANWFES; encoded by the coding sequence ATGGCCGGGCGGGGCTGCGCCTCCGGGCAGGTCGGGAGGCACCTCGGGCCGCCGCAGGAGGGGGGGCAGGGCGCTGGGAGGAGGcgccgccagcagcagcaacagcagcaggagcagcacgATGCATTCCCGGTCCCTTATTCATCCCTTTGGCCGCCGCCGGCGGCCTGGGCTTCCCCCGCCGCTCCGGGCTTGGCAGATCACCGGGGGCTGCGGCGGGGcgcggaggaggaggcaggcgagcagcagcagcagcccccgtggcgggggcGGCGGCCCACCGCGATGGAGCCCCCCGAGCGGGGCTTCTGGAGGCGGCGCCGGCGCAGCGGCCGCCCCCGCCTTCTCCGCGCGCCCTGGTTCCTCTTCTGGCGGAGCCTGCCCCGGCGGCAGTGTGGTCTGCTGGCGGCCGGGCTGACCTGCTGCACCATCCTGGCCTTGTACGCCGCCAGCAGCCTGCAGGACCTGCCGCTGCTGTGGCGGCACGAGGACGAGGACGAGGTGGCGACGACGACGGTGCTGCTGTGGTGGGAGCCCTTCGGGCGCAGCCGGAGCCTGGGCGACTGCCGCCGGCGCTTCAACATCAGCGCCTGCCTCCTCACCACCGACCGCAGCCGCCACCTGGAGGCGCAAGCCATCCTCTTCCACCACCGCGACCTCATCCAGCGGGGCACCGGCCAGCTGCCCCGGCTCAGGGCCCCCAGCCAGCGCTGGGTCTGGATGAACTTCGAGTCGCCTTCGCACTCGCCGGACCTCCAGGGCCTGGCGGGCATCTTCAACTGGACCATGTCCTACCGGGTGGACTCGGACATCTTCGTGCCCTACGGGTACCTccagcccaggcaggcagcggcCCCTTTCACGCTGCCCGCCAAGACCAAGCTGGTGGCCTGGGTCATCAGCAACTGGAACGAGGAGCACGTCCGGGTGCGCTACTACCGCCAGCTGAAGAACTATCTCCCCATCGACGTTTATGGGGCGCAGGGCCTGGAACTGAAGGGCGACAGTGTGGTCAAGACCGTCTCGGAATACAAGTTCTACCTGGCCTTcgaaaactcccagcatcccgactACATCACCGAGAAGCTCTGGAGGAACGCCTTCAAATCCTGGGCCGTGCCCGTCGTCCTGGGCCCGCCCCGGGCCAACTACGAGCTGTTCATGCCCGCCGATTCCTTCATCCATGTCGAGGACTTCTCCAGCCCCCTGCAGCTGGCCATTTACTTGAAATTCCTGGACAAGAACAAGAGCAGGTACAAGAGGTATTTCGCCTGGAGAAAGCGGTACGACGTGCAGGTGACCGCCTTCTGGGACGAGCATTGCTGCCGGGTTTGCAAAGCAGTCAGGACTGCTGGACAGCAACGCAAGACCGTGCAAAACCTCGCCAACTGGTTTGAGAgctga
- the C3H11orf97 gene encoding uncharacterized protein C11orf97 homolog isoform X2: MSASCVHSARARQKKPKQNSSLARLGFPLSAVAMTTTSPGRPRSRLAPALPLLLRPGFFSSPLPNPESSTAPPRGMMYVTSYALPTELPPPPLMPPPPPWAPMATASHLPGRGWQGGGGGSTSDRGGSGSSSRGMRATAGEQLEPRAGDSGSRIYEEHEERGQPPWKKFVYVEPPRRVKEVLEEELYFRRDECRIKHPSEG, encoded by the exons ATGAGCGCGTCGTGTGTTCACTCTGCACGAGCGAGGCAGAAGAAGCCAAAGCAAAACAGCAGCCTCGCTCGCCTGGGGTTCCCGCTGAGCGCGGTTGCCATGACAACAACCTCCCCTGGGCGGCCTAGGTCTCGCCTTGCTCCTGCGCTGCCCCTTCTCCTCCGCCCAGgctttttttcttctcctttacCCAATCCGGAGTCCAGCACGGCCCCACCGAGGGGCATGATGTATGTAACGAGCTACGCGCTCCCGACCGAGCTCCCTCCTCCGCCTCTaatgccgccgccaccgccttggGCTCCAATGGCAACCGCGTCTCACTTGCCTGGGCGCGGCtggcagggcggcggcggcggcagcaccagTGACcggggcggcagcggcagcagcagccgagGCATGAGAGCGACGGCCGGGGAGCAACTGGAGCCGAGGGCTGGGGACTCGGGAAGCCGGATCTATGAGGAGCACGAGGAAAGGGGGCAACCACCCT GGAAGAAATTTGTGTATGTGGAACCACCAAGGAGGGTGAAGGAAGTGCTTGAGGAAGAACTTTATTTCCGCAGAGATGAGTGCCGAATCAAACACCCTTCAGAAG GATAG